One part of the Streptomyces nigra genome encodes these proteins:
- the coxB gene encoding cytochrome c oxidase subunit II — MSPNGSDRSPRRPMRRKLLQAMTAGLVLATATGCSYNWEDFPRLGMPTPTTEEAPRILSLWQGSWAAALAVGVLVWGLIIWSAIFHRRSRTKVEVPPQTRYNMPIEALYTVVPLIIVSVLFYFTARDESKLLELKDKPDVTVNVVGFQWSWCFNMVADVEGSTGDAKTSKELAAIPDRYKDDFPANAGGVYDCGTPGTRNPQTGNPGPTLWLPKGKTVRFVLTSRDVIHSFWVVPFLMKQDVIPGHTNAFEVTPNREGTFLGKCAELCGVDHSRMLFNVKVVSPDLYEKHLKDLAKKGQTGYVPAGIAQTSHEKNRETTNL; from the coding sequence GTGAGTCCCAACGGCTCCGACCGCTCGCCGCGGCGCCCGATGCGGCGGAAGCTGCTGCAGGCAATGACCGCGGGCCTGGTCCTGGCGACAGCCACCGGTTGCTCGTACAACTGGGAAGACTTCCCCCGCCTTGGTATGCCCACCCCGACCACGGAAGAGGCTCCTCGGATCCTCTCCCTGTGGCAGGGTTCCTGGGCGGCTGCGCTCGCCGTCGGCGTGCTGGTGTGGGGTCTGATCATCTGGAGCGCGATCTTCCACCGGCGCAGCCGGACGAAGGTCGAGGTTCCCCCGCAGACCCGGTACAACATGCCCATCGAGGCGCTGTACACCGTGGTCCCGCTCATCATCGTCTCCGTGCTGTTCTACTTCACGGCACGCGACGAGTCGAAGCTCCTCGAGCTCAAGGACAAGCCCGACGTCACGGTGAACGTGGTCGGCTTCCAGTGGAGCTGGTGCTTCAACATGGTCGCCGACGTCGAGGGCTCCACCGGCGACGCGAAGACGTCCAAGGAACTGGCCGCCATCCCGGACCGGTACAAGGACGACTTCCCGGCGAACGCCGGCGGCGTCTACGACTGCGGCACCCCCGGCACCCGGAACCCGCAGACGGGCAACCCGGGTCCGACCCTGTGGCTGCCGAAGGGCAAGACCGTCCGCTTCGTGCTCACCTCGCGTGACGTCATCCACTCCTTCTGGGTGGTGCCGTTCCTCATGAAGCAGGACGTCATCCCGGGCCACACCAACGCCTTCGAGGTGACCCCCAACCGTGAGGGCACCTTCCTGGGCAAGTGCGCCGAACTGTGCGGCGTCGACCACTCCCGGATGCTCTTCAACGTGAAGGTCGTCTCCCCCGACCTGTACGAGAAGCACCTGAAGGACCTCGCGAAGAAGGGGCAGACCGGTTACGTTCCCGCCGGCATCGCGCAGACGAGCCACGAGAAGAACCGGGAGACGACAAACCTGTGA
- a CDS encoding carbohydrate kinase family protein, which translates to MRIAVTGSIATDHLMTFPGRFADQFVADQLHTVSLSFLVDNLDVRRGGVGANIAFGMGQLGTKPILVGAAGSDFDEYRAWLDRHGVDTGSVRISETLHTARFVCTTDADHNQIGSFYTGAMSEARLIELKTVADRVGGLDLVLIGADDPEGMLRHTEECRSRQIPFAADFSQQIARMDGEEIRILLDGATYLFSNEYEKGLIESKTGWSDAEILSRVGHRVTTLGSRGVRIERQGEDPIEVGCPEEERKADPTGVGDAFRAGFLSGLAWGVSLERAAQIGCMLATLVIETVGTQEYQLRRAHFMERFAKAYGHDASEEVRAHLA; encoded by the coding sequence GTGCGCATCGCAGTCACCGGCTCCATCGCCACCGACCACCTCATGACCTTCCCCGGTCGCTTCGCCGACCAGTTCGTCGCGGACCAGCTGCACACGGTCTCGCTCTCCTTCCTGGTCGACAACCTGGACGTGCGCCGCGGCGGTGTGGGCGCGAACATCGCCTTCGGCATGGGCCAGCTGGGCACGAAGCCGATCCTGGTCGGCGCCGCCGGCTCCGACTTCGACGAGTACCGGGCCTGGCTGGACCGGCACGGCGTCGACACCGGCTCGGTCCGTATCTCCGAGACCCTGCACACCGCCCGCTTCGTCTGCACCACGGACGCCGACCACAACCAGATCGGCTCCTTCTACACGGGCGCGATGAGCGAGGCCCGTCTGATCGAGCTGAAGACCGTCGCGGACCGTGTGGGCGGCCTCGACCTGGTCCTGATCGGCGCCGACGACCCCGAGGGCATGCTCCGCCACACCGAGGAGTGCCGCTCCCGGCAGATCCCGTTCGCCGCCGACTTCTCCCAGCAGATCGCGCGGATGGACGGCGAGGAGATCCGGATACTGCTGGACGGCGCGACCTACCTCTTCTCCAACGAGTACGAGAAGGGCCTCATCGAGTCGAAGACCGGCTGGAGCGACGCCGAGATCCTGTCCCGGGTCGGTCACCGCGTGACCACGCTCGGCTCGCGCGGTGTGCGCATCGAGCGGCAGGGCGAGGACCCGATCGAGGTCGGCTGCCCCGAGGAGGAGCGCAAGGCCGACCCCACCGGCGTCGGCGACGCCTTCCGGGCCGGCTTCCTGTCCGGTCTGGCCTGGGGCGTCTCCCTGGAGCGCGCCGCCCAGATCGGCTGCATGCTGGCGACCCTCGTCATCGAGACCGTCGGCACCCAGGAGTACCAGCTGCGCCGCGCCCACTTCATGGAGCGCTTCGCCAAGGCGTACGGCCATGACGCGAGCGAAGAGGTGCGGGCCCACCTGGCCTGA
- the nadA gene encoding quinolinate synthase NadA translates to MTTAQTQELDVQPTPLALLLLGREADPRSERGVECPGDLPSPSDPDLVERARAAKEKLGDKVFVLGHHYQRDEVIQFADVTGDSFKLARDAAARPEAEYIVFCGVHFMAESADILTSDDQKVVLPDLAAGCSMADMATAEQVAECWDVLTEAGIAEQVVPVSYMNSSADIKAFTGKHGGTICTSSNAKRALDWAFEQGEKVLFLPDQHLGRNTAVRDMGMSLEDCVVYNPHKPNGGLTADELRAAKMILWRGHCSVHGRFSLDSVNDVRERIPGVNVLVHPECKHEVVAAADYVGSTEYIIKALEAAPAGSKWAIGTELNLVRRLANRFAPEGKEIVFLDKTVCFCSTMNRIDLPHLVWTLESLAEGTLVNRIEVDKETEAFAKLALERMLALP, encoded by the coding sequence GTGACCACCGCCCAGACCCAGGAGCTCGACGTACAGCCGACGCCCCTCGCCCTGTTGCTTCTCGGCCGCGAGGCCGACCCGAGGAGCGAGCGCGGCGTCGAGTGTCCCGGTGACCTTCCCTCGCCGTCCGACCCGGACCTGGTCGAGCGGGCCCGCGCGGCCAAGGAGAAGCTCGGTGACAAGGTCTTCGTGCTCGGCCACCACTACCAGCGCGACGAGGTCATCCAGTTCGCGGATGTGACCGGTGACTCCTTCAAGCTGGCCCGCGACGCCGCCGCGCGCCCGGAGGCCGAGTACATCGTGTTCTGCGGTGTGCACTTCATGGCGGAGTCCGCGGACATCCTGACCTCCGACGACCAGAAGGTCGTCCTCCCCGACCTCGCCGCCGGCTGCTCGATGGCCGACATGGCGACGGCCGAGCAGGTCGCCGAGTGCTGGGACGTGCTGACCGAGGCCGGCATAGCCGAGCAGGTCGTACCCGTCTCGTACATGAACTCGTCCGCGGACATCAAGGCGTTCACGGGCAAGCACGGCGGCACGATCTGCACCTCGTCCAACGCCAAGCGCGCCCTGGACTGGGCCTTCGAGCAGGGCGAGAAGGTGCTCTTCCTGCCCGACCAGCACCTCGGGCGCAACACCGCGGTCCGCGACATGGGCATGTCCCTGGAGGACTGCGTCGTCTACAACCCGCACAAGCCGAACGGCGGGCTGACCGCCGACGAGCTGCGCGCGGCGAAGATGATCCTGTGGCGCGGGCACTGCTCGGTGCACGGCCGCTTCAGCCTGGACTCCGTCAACGACGTGCGCGAGCGCATCCCGGGCGTCAACGTCCTGGTCCACCCCGAGTGCAAGCACGAGGTCGTGGCCGCGGCGGACTACGTCGGGTCGACCGAGTACATCATCAAGGCGCTGGAGGCCGCCCCGGCCGGCTCCAAGTGGGCCATCGGCACGGAGCTGAACCTGGTCCGCCGGCTGGCGAACCGTTTCGCGCCCGAGGGCAAGGAGATCGTCTTCCTCGACAAGACGGTCTGCTTCTGCTCGACGATGAACCGCATCGACCTGCCCCACCTGGTGTGGACGCTGGAGTCGCTGGCCGAGGGCACCCTGGTCAACCGCATCGAGGTCGACAAGGAGACCGAGGCGTTCGCGAAGCTGGCGCTGGAGCGGATGCTGGCGCTGCCGTAG
- the ctaD gene encoding cytochrome c oxidase subunit I, with protein MSIVNEPLGAPEAGTYENELPVRRRQPGNVVVKWLTTTDHKTIGTLYLVTSFVFFVIGGVMALVMRAELARPGLQIMSNEQFNQAFTMHGTIMLLMFATPLFAGFANWIMPLQIGAPDVAFPRLNMFAYWLYLFGSLIAVGGFLTPDGAADFGWFAYSPLSDAVRSPGIGADMWIMGLAFSGFGTILGSVNFITTIICMRAPGMTMFRMPIFVWNVLLTAVLVLLAFPVLAAALFALEADRKFGAHIFDSANGGALLWQHLFWFFGHPEVYIIALPFFGIISEVIPVFSRKPMFGYMGLIAATIAIAGLSVTVWAHHMYVTGGVLLPFFSFMTFLIAVPTGVKFFNWIGTMWKGSLSFETPMLWAVGFLITFTFGGLTGVILASPPLDFHVSDSYFVVAHFHYVVFGTVVFAMFAGFHFWWPKMTGKMLDERLGKVTFWTLFIGFHGTFLVQHWLGAEGMPRRYADYLAADGFTALNTFSTISSFVLGLSLLPFFYNVWKTAKYGKPVGVDDPWGYGRSLEWATSCPPPRHNFITLPRIRSESPAFDLHHPEIAALDQLENAPHGDKALAGGKEAGK; from the coding sequence GTGAGCATCGTCAACGAACCCTTGGGTGCCCCCGAGGCGGGCACCTATGAGAACGAACTGCCGGTCCGCCGCCGGCAGCCCGGCAACGTCGTGGTCAAGTGGCTCACCACCACCGACCACAAGACGATCGGCACGCTGTACCTGGTCACGTCGTTCGTGTTCTTCGTGATCGGTGGCGTGATGGCGCTGGTCATGCGCGCCGAGCTCGCTCGACCCGGTCTGCAGATCATGTCGAACGAGCAGTTCAACCAGGCGTTCACGATGCACGGCACGATCATGCTGCTGATGTTCGCGACGCCGCTGTTCGCGGGCTTCGCGAACTGGATCATGCCGCTGCAGATCGGCGCGCCCGACGTGGCGTTCCCGCGGCTGAACATGTTCGCCTACTGGCTGTACCTGTTCGGCTCGCTCATCGCGGTCGGCGGGTTCCTCACCCCCGACGGCGCGGCCGACTTCGGCTGGTTCGCCTACAGCCCGCTCTCGGACGCGGTCCGCTCGCCGGGCATCGGCGCCGACATGTGGATCATGGGTCTGGCCTTCTCCGGCTTCGGCACGATCCTCGGCTCGGTCAACTTCATCACCACGATCATCTGCATGCGCGCGCCGGGCATGACCATGTTCCGCATGCCGATCTTCGTGTGGAACGTGCTGCTGACCGCGGTCCTGGTCCTGCTCGCCTTCCCCGTGCTGGCGGCGGCGCTCTTCGCGCTGGAGGCGGACCGCAAGTTCGGCGCCCACATCTTCGACTCGGCCAACGGCGGAGCGCTGCTGTGGCAGCACCTCTTCTGGTTCTTCGGACACCCGGAGGTGTACATCATCGCGCTGCCGTTCTTCGGCATCATCAGTGAGGTCATCCCGGTCTTCTCCCGCAAGCCGATGTTCGGCTACATGGGCCTGATCGCGGCGACCATCGCCATCGCCGGTCTGTCCGTGACCGTGTGGGCGCACCACATGTACGTCACCGGCGGAGTGCTCCTGCCGTTCTTCTCCTTCATGACGTTCCTCATCGCCGTACCCACCGGCGTGAAGTTCTTCAACTGGATCGGAACGATGTGGAAGGGCTCGTTGTCCTTCGAGACACCGATGCTCTGGGCGGTCGGCTTCCTGATCACCTTCACCTTCGGTGGTCTGACCGGCGTCATCCTGGCCTCGCCTCCGCTGGACTTCCACGTCTCCGACTCGTACTTCGTGGTGGCCCACTTCCACTACGTGGTGTTCGGCACCGTGGTGTTCGCGATGTTCGCCGGCTTCCACTTCTGGTGGCCGAAGATGACCGGCAAGATGCTCGACGAGCGCCTCGGCAAGGTCACCTTCTGGACGCTGTTCATCGGCTTCCACGGCACCTTCCTGGTCCAGCACTGGCTGGGTGCCGAGGGCATGCCCCGTCGTTACGCGGACTACCTCGCGGCCGACGGCTTCACCGCCCTGAACACCTTCTCGACGATCAGCTCGTTCGTCCTCGGCCTGTCGCTCCTGCCGTTCTTCTACAACGTCTGGAAGACGGCCAAGTACGGCAAGCCGGTCGGCGTCGACGACCCGTGGGGCTACGGCCGTTCGCTC
- a CDS encoding cysteine desulfurase/sulfurtransferase TusA family protein translates to MGYFDAASSVPLHSVARQALQASLDEGWADPARLHREGRRARLLLDAAREAAAEAVGCRPDELTFTTSGTRAVHTGVAGVLGGRRRIGRHLIVSAVEHSCVLHAADAHEAAGGSVSQVAVDRAGAVTADAYREALRPDTALACLQSANHEVGTEQPVAEVAAVCREAGVPLLVDAAQSLGWGRVEGDWSVLTGSAHKWGGPSGVGLLVVRKGVRFAAQGPVDERESGRAPGFENIPAIVAAAASLRAVRAEAAQEAVRLRELTERIRARVPRLVPDVEVVGDPVRRLPGIVTFSCLYVDGETLLHELDRAGFSVSSGSSCTSSTLTPSHVLRAMGVLSEGNIRVSLPPGTDAEEVERFLQVLPGAVAGVREKLDAPASGPVAREEGDDVLVVDSLGKRCPIPVIELAKVIGQVPVGGLVRVLSDDEAARLDIPAWCEMRGQEYVGEEPAEQGTAYLVRRLG, encoded by the coding sequence GTGGGCTACTTCGACGCTGCTTCCAGTGTTCCTCTCCACTCCGTCGCCCGGCAGGCCCTGCAGGCCTCGCTGGACGAGGGGTGGGCCGACCCCGCACGGCTCCACCGGGAGGGCAGGCGGGCCCGGTTGCTGCTGGACGCCGCCCGGGAGGCGGCCGCCGAGGCGGTGGGGTGCCGGCCCGACGAGCTGACGTTCACGACGTCCGGGACGCGGGCCGTCCACACCGGTGTCGCCGGGGTGTTGGGCGGACGGCGGCGGATCGGACGTCACCTGATCGTGTCGGCCGTCGAACACTCCTGTGTGCTCCATGCGGCTGACGCGCACGAAGCGGCGGGGGGTTCGGTCAGTCAGGTGGCGGTGGACCGCGCCGGGGCGGTGACGGCGGACGCCTACCGGGAGGCGCTGCGTCCGGACACCGCGCTGGCGTGTCTGCAGTCGGCCAACCACGAGGTGGGCACCGAGCAGCCGGTGGCGGAGGTGGCCGCGGTGTGCCGGGAGGCCGGGGTGCCGTTGCTGGTGGACGCGGCGCAGTCGCTCGGGTGGGGGCGGGTGGAGGGCGACTGGTCGGTGCTGACCGGCAGCGCCCACAAGTGGGGCGGGCCGTCGGGCGTGGGGCTGCTCGTGGTCCGCAAGGGCGTGCGCTTCGCCGCGCAAGGTCCGGTGGACGAACGGGAGTCGGGCCGCGCTCCCGGGTTCGAGAACATCCCGGCGATCGTCGCGGCCGCCGCCTCGCTGCGGGCCGTACGGGCGGAGGCGGCCCAAGAGGCGGTACGGCTGCGGGAGCTGACGGAGCGGATCCGGGCGCGGGTGCCGCGGCTGGTGCCGGACGTGGAGGTGGTCGGCGATCCGGTGCGGCGGCTGCCCGGGATCGTCACCTTCTCCTGTCTCTATGTCGACGGGGAGACACTGCTGCACGAGCTGGACCGTGCCGGGTTCTCCGTGTCGTCCGGTTCGTCCTGTACGAGCAGCACTCTGACGCCCAGCCATGTGCTGAGGGCGATGGGGGTGCTGAGCGAGGGGAACATCCGGGTGTCGCTGCCGCCGGGCACGGACGCCGAGGAGGTCGAGCGGTTCCTTCAGGTGCTGCCGGGGGCGGTGGCGGGCGTCCGGGAGAAGCTGGACGCCCCGGCCTCGGGGCCGGTGGCCCGGGAGGAAGGGGACGACGTGCTGGTCGTGGACTCACTGGGCAAGCGGTGCCCGATCCCCGTCATCGAGCTCGCCAAGGTCATCGGGCAGGTACCGGTGGGCGGGCTGGTGCGGGTCCTGTCCGACGACGAGGCGGCCCGGCTGGACATCCCGGCGTGGTGCGAGATGCGGGGCCAGGAGTACGTGGGCGAGGAACCGGCGGAACAGGGGACGGCCTACCTGGTCCGCCGGCTCGGCTAG
- a CDS encoding protein kinase domain-containing protein, with amino-acid sequence MPLRKDDPKSVGGYRLLDRLGAGGMGAVYRGRSRSGREVAVKVVHAQYAEDPVFRTRFRQEIAAVRKVSGVFTAPVLDADPDAERPWMATQYVPGPSLAARVRDEGPLNRTELRRLALGLVEALRDIHRAGVVHRDLKPANVLMADDGPRVIDFGISRAAENHNTLTETGQMIGTPPFMSPEQLTDARSVGPASDVFSLGALIVFAATARGPFDADSPYLTAYRVVHDAPVLDGVAEPLRPILERCLAKDPGERPEPGTLAAEFMAALPETGDDDGGTVRLRAGELALVRTRPAGTADADSLSHEEPPVRRRGRARRLWAVAGTAVVLALGLTAYLLAGPGDEDRPKGTDVAAPSRWAALPAGWRPWQTTTEATAASGVKRASDVAGVGHFDAPRCMADGTAVFCAGDGTLPVRIDALTGKAVWRADGVPSALGKGLFSFSVLGVVDGTVVVEQLYRPSREGEQRFSVSALDARTGKRLWHRAVNAGQARPHMSGDLVVAPDDGGGRTLVARSARTGAERWTAALPEGQYCDWAPTRPGLPMMCGPGAAAAKNRLLLSLDEADGTAHTAKVPYESVALGMFEGRVLLLDRADDLQRDAYARIRLVDTGTGRATTTRLAHELEGEVTLAGGVLWCVSTSGRLTAVSARTGERLWTTRTSMERSWGITHDPRARTVFLSTASGRVAALDARKGTLLWETMPRAQRAESLGQESSQVLLSGGALVVTTSEGGLFTLDPAHPDREPVSG; translated from the coding sequence GTGCCGCTGCGCAAGGACGACCCGAAGTCGGTCGGTGGCTACCGGCTGCTGGACCGGCTCGGCGCGGGCGGCATGGGTGCCGTCTACCGGGGCAGATCGCGGTCCGGCCGCGAGGTCGCCGTGAAGGTGGTGCACGCCCAGTACGCCGAGGACCCCGTCTTCCGGACCCGTTTCCGCCAGGAGATCGCCGCCGTCCGCAAGGTGAGCGGTGTCTTCACCGCCCCCGTCCTGGACGCCGACCCGGACGCCGAACGCCCCTGGATGGCGACCCAGTACGTGCCGGGCCCCTCGCTCGCCGCCCGGGTCCGCGACGAGGGACCGCTGAACCGGACGGAGCTCCGACGGCTGGCGCTCGGCCTGGTCGAGGCGTTGCGGGACATCCACCGCGCCGGGGTCGTCCACCGCGACCTCAAGCCCGCCAACGTGCTCATGGCCGACGACGGCCCCCGGGTCATCGACTTCGGCATCTCGCGCGCGGCCGAGAACCACAACACCCTCACCGAGACCGGCCAGATGATCGGCACCCCGCCGTTCATGTCCCCGGAGCAGCTGACCGACGCCCGCTCGGTGGGCCCGGCCTCCGACGTCTTCTCCCTGGGCGCCCTGATCGTCTTCGCCGCCACCGCGCGCGGCCCGTTCGACGCGGACAGCCCCTATCTGACGGCGTATCGGGTGGTGCACGACGCCCCGGTCCTGGACGGTGTGGCGGAGCCTCTGCGCCCGATCCTGGAACGCTGCCTGGCCAAGGACCCAGGGGAGCGGCCCGAACCGGGCACCCTGGCGGCCGAGTTCATGGCCGCGCTGCCGGAGACGGGCGACGACGACGGCGGCACGGTCCGGCTGCGCGCCGGCGAGCTGGCCCTGGTGCGGACCCGCCCCGCGGGGACCGCCGATGCCGATTCCCTCTCTCATGAGGAGCCGCCCGTCCGCCGAAGGGGCCGCGCCCGCAGGCTGTGGGCCGTGGCCGGGACCGCCGTCGTGCTCGCGCTCGGGCTGACGGCCTACCTCCTCGCCGGCCCAGGGGACGAGGACCGACCGAAGGGCACCGACGTCGCCGCGCCCTCCCGCTGGGCCGCCCTGCCGGCCGGCTGGCGGCCCTGGCAGACGACGACGGAGGCGACGGCCGCGAGCGGGGTGAAGCGGGCTTCCGACGTGGCCGGGGTGGGCCACTTCGACGCCCCGCGGTGCATGGCGGACGGAACGGCCGTGTTCTGCGCGGGCGACGGGACGCTGCCCGTGCGGATCGACGCGCTCACCGGGAAGGCCGTCTGGCGCGCCGACGGAGTGCCGTCCGCCCTGGGCAAGGGCCTGTTCAGCTTCTCGGTGCTCGGGGTCGTGGACGGCACGGTGGTGGTCGAGCAGCTGTACCGCCCCAGCAGGGAGGGAGAGCAGCGGTTCTCGGTCAGCGCCCTGGACGCGCGCACCGGGAAGCGGCTCTGGCACCGCGCGGTGAACGCCGGGCAGGCCCGTCCCCATATGTCCGGCGACCTCGTCGTCGCCCCGGACGACGGCGGCGGCCGGACGCTGGTCGCCCGCTCGGCACGCACCGGCGCCGAACGCTGGACGGCCGCCCTGCCGGAAGGCCAGTACTGCGACTGGGCGCCCACCCGGCCCGGCCTGCCCATGATGTGCGGGCCGGGCGCGGCGGCCGCGAAGAACCGGCTGCTCCTGAGCCTGGACGAGGCCGACGGCACCGCGCACACCGCCAAGGTGCCCTACGAGTCGGTTGCCCTCGGGATGTTCGAGGGACGTGTCCTCCTGCTCGACCGCGCCGACGACCTGCAAAGGGACGCGTATGCGCGGATCCGGCTGGTCGACACGGGCACGGGCCGCGCCACCACGACGCGGCTCGCCCATGAACTCGAAGGAGAGGTGACCCTCGCGGGCGGCGTCCTCTGGTGCGTCTCGACCTCCGGCCGTCTCACCGCCGTGTCGGCCCGGACCGGCGAGCGGCTGTGGACCACCCGGACCAGCATGGAGCGCTCCTGGGGCATCACCCACGACCCGCGCGCCCGCACGGTCTTCCTCTCCACCGCCAGCGGCCGGGTCGCCGCCCTAGACGCCAGGAAGGGCACCCTGCTCTGGGAGACGATGCCGCGTGCCCAGCGGGCGGAGAGCCTGGGCCAGGAGTCGTCACAGGTGCTGCTGAGCGGCGGCGCCCTCGTCGTCACCACGTCCGAGGGCGGTCTGTTCACGCTGGACCCCGCCCACCCCGACCGGGAGCCCGTGTCGGGGTGA
- a CDS encoding iron-sulfur cluster assembly accessory protein, with protein MSVSDETSTATDGIILSDAAAAKVKALLDQEGRDDLALRVAVQPGGCSGLRYQLFFDERSLDGDVVKDFGGVKVVTDRMSAPYLGGASIDFVDTIEKQGFTIDNPNATGSCACGDSFS; from the coding sequence ATGTCCGTATCGGACGAGACCAGCACCGCCACCGACGGCATCATTCTGAGCGACGCCGCCGCGGCCAAGGTCAAGGCCCTGCTGGACCAGGAAGGCCGTGACGACCTGGCTCTGCGTGTCGCCGTTCAGCCGGGTGGCTGCTCGGGCCTGCGCTACCAGCTCTTCTTCGACGAGCGTTCGCTCGACGGCGACGTCGTGAAGGACTTCGGCGGAGTCAAGGTCGTCACCGACCGCATGAGCGCCCCGTACCTGGGTGGCGCCTCCATCGACTTCGTCGACACCATCGAGAAGCAGGGCTTCACGATCGACAACCCCAACGCGACGGGCTCCTGCGCCTGCGGCGACTCGTTCAGCTAG